Below is a window of Nitrospirota bacterium DNA.
AGAGATACAAACCGCTCGGAGCTTATATAGAAAAGAAAACCGGCGTGAGAATTAAGTTCACAGTCCTTTCAAGGTACGGCAATATCATTGAGAATTTTTACAAAAAGAAAATGGACGGCGCGTTCTGGGGAAGTTTCACCGGCGCAATGGCGATTAAAAAGCTGAATATCGAATTTCTTGCAAGGCCTGTTAACCTTGACGGTAATTCAACTTATCACGGCCTCATATTTGTTCATAAATTCAGCGTCATCAAAGACGTTGCCGATATGCAAGGCAAGACGATTGCTTTTGTTGACAAGGCAACAACAGCAGGATATGTTTTCCCGAAGGCTTATTTCAAACAGCACGGCGTAAAAAACATAGACGGTTATTTTAAGGAATATTATTTTGCAGGCAGCCACGATGCCGCTATATACGCGGTCGTTAATAAAAAAGCCGATATCGGCTGTGCAAAAAACAGCATGCTTGACAGGCTTATCAAGGAAAATCCGGAGATAAAAGAAAATCTGACCATACTTGCAAGATCACCTGATGTGCCTTCAAACGGCCTCGGGCTGAGAAAAGATATCCCCTTTGGGGTCAAGTCCGACATCAAGCGAGCCCTGCTTGACATGGACAGCGACCCGGACGGCAAGGAAGTCCTGAAAAATTTCGGCGCACTGCGTTTTATCGAGACTAAAGAAAGCGATTATGAGCCGGTATTA
It encodes the following:
- a CDS encoding phosphate/phosphite/phosphonate ABC transporter substrate-binding protein, with translation MKRLPFAVKNHHKPAINHYIIPLNWYKAAVRSLLVILLVLAFSGLSYAAELTIGLIPEQNIFKQLERYKPLGAYIEKKTGVRIKFTVLSRYGNIIENFYKKKMDGAFWGSFTGAMAIKKLNIEFLARPVNLDGNSTYHGLIFVHKFSVIKDVADMQGKTIAFVDKATTAGYVFPKAYFKQHGVKNIDGYFKEYYFAGSHDAAIYAVVNKKADIGCAKNSMLDRLIKENPEIKENLTILARSPDVPSNGLGLRKDIPFGVKSDIKRALLDMDSDPDGKEVLKNFGALRFIETKESDYEPVLKMAEEAGINTVNYEYDNK